A section of the Pseudomonas fluorescens genome encodes:
- the wrbA gene encoding NAD(P)H:quinone oxidoreductase, translating to MAKVLVLYHSMYGHIETMAQSVAEGARSVAGVEVTVKRVPETMDPQAFKAAYGKENQSAAVATPDELGNYDAIIIGTPTRFGNMSGQMRSFLDQTGGLWAKGGLVGKLASVFTSTGTGGGEEMTITSTWTTLAHHGMIIVPIGYSTPALFDISTVSGGTPYGASTLAGGDGSRQPDARELSIAQHQGQYVAQLAVKLFK from the coding sequence ATGGCGAAGGTATTGGTTCTTTATCATTCGATGTACGGCCATATCGAAACGATGGCTCAAAGTGTGGCTGAGGGCGCCCGAAGCGTTGCGGGGGTCGAGGTCACGGTGAAACGCGTACCGGAGACAATGGACCCGCAAGCTTTCAAGGCAGCCTACGGCAAAGAAAACCAGAGCGCTGCCGTTGCCACGCCAGATGAATTGGGCAACTACGACGCAATCATCATTGGCACCCCGACTCGCTTCGGCAATATGTCAGGCCAGATGCGCAGCTTTCTGGATCAGACCGGCGGCCTTTGGGCCAAGGGCGGGCTGGTTGGCAAACTGGCCAGCGTATTCACTTCGACCGGTACCGGCGGCGGTGAGGAGATGACCATTACGTCCACATGGACCACTCTGGCTCACCACGGCATGATCATCGTGCCAATCGGCTACAGCACGCCGGCCTTGTTCGATATCTCCACCGTCAGCGGCGGAACACCTTATGGCGCCTCGACCCTTGCCGGCGGCGACGGCTCACGCCAACCTGACGCACGCGAGCTAAGCATTGCTCAACACCAAGGTCAGTATGTAGCGCAACTGGCGGTCAAGCTGTTCAAGTAA